A region from the Brassica napus cultivar Da-Ae chromosome C8, Da-Ae, whole genome shotgun sequence genome encodes:
- the LOC106416337 gene encoding serine/threonine-protein kinase SRK2A-like, with protein MEKYELVKDIGAGNFGVARLMKVKNSKELVAMKYIERGPKIDENVAREIINHRSLRHPNIIRFKEVVLTPTHLAIAMEYAAGGELFERICSAGRFSEDEARYFFQQLISGVSYCHAMQICHRDLKLENTLLDGSPAPRLKICDFGYSKSSLLHSRPKSTVGTPAYIAPEVLSRREYDGKMADVWSCGVTLYVMLVGAYPFEDQEDPKNFRKTIQKIMAVQYKIPDYVHISQDCKHLLSRIFVANSLKRITIAEIKKHPWFLKNLPRELTETAQAAYFKKENPTFSPQTAEEIMKIVDDAKTPPPVSRSIGGFGWGGKGDGEEEEVDEEEVVEEEEDEEDEYDKTVKEAHASGEV; from the exons ATGGAGAAGTACGAGCTCGTGAAAGACATAGGCGCTGGGAATTTTGGAGTGGCCAGGCTCATGAAGGTCAAAAACTCTAAAGAGCTTGTTGCCATGAAGTACATCGAGCGTGGTCCCAAG ATTGATGAGAATGTGGCAAGAGAGATCATTAATCACAGATCGCTTCGTCATCCTAATATTATCCGTTTTAAGGAG GTTGTGTTGACTCCAACTCATCTTGCTATTGCCATGGAATATGCTGCTGGTGGTGAATTATTCGAGCGTATATGCAGTGCTGGAAGATTCAGTGAGGATGAG GCGAGATACTTCTTTCAGCAGCTTATATCAGGTGTTAGCTATTGCCATGCTATG CAAATATGCCATAGAGATCTGAAGCTCGAGAACACACTCCTGGATGGAAGTCCTGCTCCACGTCTCAAAATCTGTGATTTTGGTTATTCCAAG TCCTCTCTACTGCACTCGAGGCCCAAATCCACAGTTGGAACTCCAGCATATATTGCACCTGAGGTCCTTTCTCGGAGAGAGTATGATGGCAAG aTGGCTGATGTATGGTCTTGTGGTGTAACTCTTTATGTCATGCTTGTTGGAGCCTACCCATTCGAAGACCAGGAAGACCCAAAGAACTTCAGGAAAACAATACAA AAAATCATGGCTGTTCAGTACAAGATCCCGGACTACGTCCACATCTCACAGGATTGCAAACATCTTCTTTCCCGTATATTTGTGGCCAATTCACTCAAG AGGATAACCATTGCAGAAATCAAGAAACACCCATGGTTCCTGAAGAACCTGCCAAGGGAACTCACAGAGACAGCTCAAGCTGCATATTTCAAGAAAGAGAATCCAACCTTCTCCCCGCAGACCGCTGAAGAGATCATGAAGATAGTGGATGATGCCAAAACGCCTCCGCCTGTTTCCAGATCCATTGGAGGGTTTGGCTGGGGAGGAAAGGGAgacggagaggaagaagaagtggatgaagaggaggtggtggaggaagaggaagacgaagaagatgaatATGATAAGACTGTAAAGGAAGCACACGCAAGTGGAGAAGTGTGA